The DNA region TAAGGCACCGGATTGCCTCCTATTCCCAGCAGTCTCAACGGTATGTCGGCGAACATAATTTTGAATATATTCTTCCCCCGTCTGTGGCAGCCAATGAGACGGCCCGGACGAAATTTACTGCGCTGATGGATCAAATTCGCAGTGCCTATGATGAATTAGTCGATTTGGGTATTCCAAAGGAAGACGCCCGTTATTGTCTGGCGAATGCGACGGAAACGAAAATTGTCGTTACCATGAATGCCCGGACGCTGCTGCACTTTTTTCAGGTGCGCTGCTGTATGCGGGCACAGTGGGAAATTCGGCAGATGGCGGAGTTGATGCTGGCGGAAGTCCGTAAGGCCGCTCCGTTATTGTTTAAAAATGCCGGCCCCACCTGCGTAACGCAGCATTACTGCAGTGAAGGGACCATGACCTGCGGTCGTCTG from Veillonellales bacterium includes:
- the thyX gene encoding FAD-dependent thymidylate synthase, translated to MKVKLICHTPEPERTVAMSARLCYSPVGAEQLAESMSEEQIDKLVQKIVELGHASTMEHVSFTFAIEGVSRVLTHQLVRHRIASYSQQSQRYVGEHNFEYILPPSVAANETARTKFTALMDQIRSAYDELVDLGIPKEDARYCLANATETKIVVTMNARTLLHFFQVRCCMRAQWEIRQMAELMLAEVRKAAPLLFKNAGPTCVTQHYCSEGTMTCGRLAAME